The following are encoded together in the uncultured Sphaerochaeta sp. genome:
- a CDS encoding DUF935 family protein — protein MDKQTLSVEFIRDFTSFLSWMPSPDEIMRRTGDAVTLYDEMLTDGRVSSLFYSRRNATMNLPLEIPETDNKAIDAYVEWAFKERDIRKFGWLLLTNALKYGHQPMEIVWKREKGLWKISYLKGHNINQYWYDERGNLYYSDMDGQKLLNQPYKWIIHRHEGDTHNNPQGVSILKAAYWAFKFKQLGFQFWVTATEKFSVPSILAIFEQSGNPEDVRKRAEELADMISSISSGSTGAVANIKDIKTLSMSGNLKDFEVLISTCDVQIAYALTGQSLATNNPTQGTQALGTVHEATMHGFVENDARALSYTLQALAKMCIELNFGEGMPYPEVVFDTGDQATWEQVLAAIREGVPVSKSKIYSRYRIPEPDDEEDTFMRQETMPMPTDLQGEIIDDPKEPQDPQPKGQGAAVAETGAGVTLNGAQVQAATGIVKSVEAGELPRDSGVAQLKILFNLTQEQAEEMMGSAGKQPKKAEEPPEGGDFADPGKKKVRTMTVLIR, from the coding sequence ATGGATAAACAAACACTATCAGTTGAATTCATCAGGGACTTCACCAGCTTCCTTTCATGGATGCCATCCCCTGATGAGATCATGCGACGTACCGGGGATGCCGTCACCCTCTATGACGAGATGCTTACAGACGGAAGGGTGAGCAGCCTGTTCTATTCCCGTCGAAACGCAACCATGAACCTTCCTCTTGAGATACCTGAAACCGACAACAAGGCCATTGATGCCTATGTTGAATGGGCGTTTAAGGAGCGTGACATCCGCAAGTTTGGGTGGTTACTGTTGACCAATGCCCTCAAGTACGGGCACCAACCGATGGAGATTGTCTGGAAGCGTGAGAAGGGTCTCTGGAAGATCAGCTATCTGAAAGGCCACAACATCAACCAGTACTGGTATGACGAACGTGGAAATCTTTATTACTCGGACATGGATGGGCAGAAGCTGCTCAACCAGCCATACAAGTGGATCATCCACAGGCATGAGGGTGATACGCACAACAATCCCCAGGGAGTGTCCATTCTGAAGGCTGCGTACTGGGCTTTCAAGTTCAAGCAGCTTGGATTCCAGTTCTGGGTAACCGCCACAGAGAAATTCAGCGTACCATCAATCCTTGCCATATTCGAGCAGAGCGGGAATCCTGAGGATGTAAGGAAGCGGGCAGAAGAGCTGGCTGACATGATATCCTCCATATCCTCAGGGTCCACTGGGGCGGTTGCAAACATCAAGGACATCAAGACGCTCAGCATGAGCGGGAATCTCAAGGATTTTGAGGTGCTGATATCGACCTGTGATGTCCAGATTGCCTATGCATTGACTGGACAGAGCCTTGCTACCAACAACCCGACCCAAGGCACCCAGGCACTGGGTACGGTCCATGAAGCGACCATGCATGGGTTTGTGGAGAACGATGCCAGGGCGCTCTCCTATACGTTGCAGGCTTTGGCCAAGATGTGCATCGAACTCAACTTCGGGGAAGGGATGCCTTATCCGGAAGTTGTTTTCGATACAGGTGACCAGGCAACATGGGAACAGGTATTGGCTGCAATCAGAGAGGGGGTTCCCGTCAGCAAATCGAAGATCTACAGCAGATACCGGATTCCCGAACCTGATGACGAAGAAGATACCTTCATGAGGCAAGAGACAATGCCCATGCCCACGGATCTGCAGGGTGAGATCATTGATGATCCGAAAGAACCGCAGGACCCACAGCCCAAGGGTCAGGGTGCAGCTGTTGCAGAGACAGGTGCCGGGGTCACTCTCAACGGGGCCCAGGTGCAGGCTGCAACCGGTATTGTCAAATCGGTTGAGGCCGGAGAGCTTCCCAGGGATTCAGGCGTTGCACAACTCAAGATATTGTTCAACCTTACCCAAGAGCAGGCCGAGGAGATGATGGGGTCTGCAGGCAAGCAACCGAAAAAGGCTGAGGAACCACCTGAGGGGGGAGACTTTGCCGATCCTGGTAAAAAAAAAGTCCGGACGATGACAGTGTTGATCCGCTGA
- a CDS encoding major capsid protein, which produces MDLYQLIRTYMTAGWIAGIIERMPTAKSVTIDKVFARKENNPSAYADLADIERLVGSVPVVSRGGVSINVAGSTMTRSKIEPMPIRLNDQFTGARLNDLRNLLGDGSTRGQAAVRSEIDRITRGLIADTQKTRDALCAQALTGKIDYQMRTDDGFTRYVIDFGSPLSYVPTKKWDAADIKLAQVVKHLIEMRAKLRANGHAGNVSFMAGIDAWTQLANLVEVLPNDNRSRAAIDGENITINGFNIMLNDGAYTDRDSSGAAVVKQEVDAKKLVGFVEGIPKLGYYAIDDLDSNLEPMPIFVKPVKTEDPSGIKVISESKPLPLVAPKAILWSTVMS; this is translated from the coding sequence ATGGACTTATATCAATTGATCAGAACGTATATGACCGCGGGCTGGATTGCCGGGATCATCGAGAGGATGCCCACGGCAAAGAGCGTCACCATTGACAAGGTGTTCGCGCGCAAGGAGAACAATCCATCTGCATATGCAGATCTTGCCGACATCGAGCGGTTGGTGGGAAGCGTGCCTGTGGTAAGTCGGGGTGGTGTGTCCATCAATGTTGCCGGGTCCACAATGACCAGGAGCAAGATTGAACCGATGCCGATCAGGCTCAACGACCAGTTCACAGGGGCAAGGCTGAATGACTTGCGCAATCTGCTGGGGGATGGGAGTACCAGGGGGCAGGCTGCGGTCCGCTCTGAGATCGACCGTATCACACGTGGCTTGATTGCCGACACACAGAAGACTCGGGATGCACTGTGCGCCCAGGCACTGACGGGGAAGATCGACTACCAGATGAGGACCGACGATGGCTTCACACGGTACGTCATCGATTTTGGAAGTCCTCTGAGCTATGTCCCAACCAAGAAGTGGGATGCTGCTGACATCAAGCTTGCCCAGGTCGTCAAGCATCTGATTGAGATGAGGGCAAAACTCAGGGCGAACGGACATGCGGGCAATGTGAGTTTCATGGCAGGCATTGATGCCTGGACGCAGCTTGCAAACCTGGTGGAAGTATTGCCGAACGACAACCGAAGCCGTGCAGCAATTGATGGGGAGAACATCACCATCAATGGGTTCAACATCATGCTCAATGATGGAGCCTATACCGATCGTGATTCCAGCGGCGCTGCCGTGGTGAAGCAGGAAGTTGACGCCAAGAAGCTCGTCGGGTTCGTGGAAGGTATTCCCAAGCTTGGGTACTATGCCATCGACGATTTGGACAGCAACCTTGAGCCGATGCCCATCTTCGTCAAGCCGGTCAAGACAGAGGATCCATCCGGGATCAAGGTCATCAGCGAAAGCAAGCCGCTGCCATTGGTTGCTCCCAAGGCAATCCTCTGGTCAACGGTGATGTCCTAA
- a CDS encoding phage virion morphogenesis protein, translating to MRIEYSHEVKTPIRFDNLAGFYQRAADHMAGSTVRKINNGIGPANAPLTVAVKKGSKTLRDRGDLMASIAARATSSEASVGTNKVYAKIQHFGGTIKARKKWLFIPASAETRKLQRKYGFAVGELIRRMKSDGYSIWFQTNKTKGVVMAEKKLKRYKRDDAGKKIHKAFVLFILKKEVTIPARPFLTIDDRDRKVIMNIARNELGVD from the coding sequence ATGAGAATTGAGTATTCGCATGAAGTGAAAACCCCGATAAGGTTTGATAATCTGGCTGGATTCTACCAGCGTGCAGCAGACCATATGGCCGGCTCCACTGTACGGAAAATCAACAATGGGATTGGACCTGCGAATGCCCCCTTGACGGTTGCCGTGAAAAAGGGCTCAAAAACCCTGAGAGACAGGGGCGACCTGATGGCATCCATTGCTGCAAGGGCAACTAGCAGTGAGGCATCGGTTGGAACCAACAAGGTGTATGCAAAAATCCAACATTTCGGGGGAACCATCAAGGCGAGAAAGAAATGGTTGTTCATTCCTGCATCTGCAGAGACCAGGAAGTTGCAACGTAAATATGGCTTCGCAGTTGGGGAACTCATCAGGAGAATGAAATCCGATGGCTACTCTATCTGGTTCCAGACAAACAAGACCAAAGGCGTGGTCATGGCCGAGAAGAAGCTCAAGCGGTACAAGCGGGATGATGCAGGAAAGAAGATCCACAAAGCCTTTGTCCTGTTTATCCTCAAGAAGGAAGTGACCATTCCAGCCAGACCGTTCCTGACCATCGATGATCGGGACAGGAAGGTCATCATGAATATTGCTCGTAATGAATTGGGGGTCGATTAA
- a CDS encoding minor capsid protein, giving the protein MKKEPGLLNTGEWYPKANATLIKQGYELFLRSYLEGMADASAPGKDMADGIPKPLKFDEAIAFAKAKISMAKSDYKALSDQMRYRAWTVGRLSQVDAIDKVRNHYLKQLTGDESSLVGFIDSIKADDALVAAGFGEESPWYYETVYRTNIMTDYNAGRATAYTSNQPVALEFIGIEDSRQTSICASRTGTILPYTDPWWESNWPPLHYNCRSTIRPIYKEEAEVTGLDVKGLQKTGVPKEAVKSQPSGGFGKNPIMDNEFWAPTAAQQGRINRALIQEELNGVAGETVCADFKEPREGWVIDDAPSKGGVRYPGSLAKETEFQSNLRMARTLSDRGYFVELRKAEKLAGNRQFDAWINATERWEFKSITGNAVRTMSEAIGEAARQAQRVMIEIASSEQLRQLEKAIISRAPLIKKEGRMISVLCISRGKKMVTITWKELQDSKRVSDILTSLLD; this is encoded by the coding sequence TTGAAGAAAGAACCTGGGCTTTTAAACACCGGTGAGTGGTATCCAAAGGCCAATGCAACGCTCATTAAACAGGGGTACGAGCTGTTCCTGCGTTCCTATCTGGAAGGCATGGCTGATGCTTCTGCTCCTGGAAAGGATATGGCCGATGGCATCCCCAAACCATTAAAGTTCGATGAGGCGATCGCCTTTGCAAAAGCCAAGATATCCATGGCCAAATCGGATTACAAGGCACTCAGCGACCAGATGCGTTACAGGGCATGGACTGTCGGCAGGCTGTCCCAGGTCGATGCAATCGACAAGGTGAGAAACCACTACCTGAAACAGCTGACCGGTGATGAATCTTCACTTGTTGGGTTCATTGACTCAATCAAGGCTGACGATGCACTGGTTGCTGCTGGTTTCGGGGAAGAGTCCCCCTGGTATTACGAGACGGTGTATCGGACAAACATCATGACCGACTACAATGCAGGGAGGGCTACAGCCTATACCTCGAACCAGCCGGTTGCCTTGGAGTTCATCGGTATCGAGGATTCAAGGCAGACATCCATCTGCGCTTCAAGAACCGGGACGATCCTTCCCTATACCGATCCCTGGTGGGAGAGCAACTGGCCACCCCTGCACTACAACTGCAGAAGCACCATCCGCCCCATATATAAGGAAGAGGCAGAGGTGACCGGCCTGGATGTGAAGGGGCTGCAGAAAACAGGAGTACCAAAAGAAGCCGTAAAATCCCAGCCTTCAGGAGGGTTTGGGAAAAATCCCATCATGGACAACGAGTTCTGGGCCCCGACTGCAGCACAGCAGGGACGGATCAACAGGGCACTGATACAGGAAGAGCTCAACGGGGTGGCAGGAGAGACGGTCTGTGCTGACTTCAAGGAGCCAAGAGAAGGCTGGGTGATTGATGATGCTCCTTCCAAAGGTGGGGTGAGATATCCGGGGAGCCTGGCAAAGGAGACCGAATTCCAATCCAATCTCAGGATGGCACGGACCCTTTCCGACAGGGGATATTTTGTTGAACTGAGAAAGGCGGAAAAGCTTGCAGGCAACAGGCAGTTCGATGCATGGATCAATGCGACCGAGCGCTGGGAGTTCAAATCAATAACCGGCAATGCTGTAAGGACCATGAGTGAGGCGATTGGAGAAGCTGCGAGACAGGCCCAACGTGTCATGATTGAGATTGCATCATCCGAACAATTGAGACAACTGGAGAAAGCAATCATCAGCAGAGCTCCATTGATCAAGAAGGAAGGAAGAATGATTTCTGTTCTCTGTATTTCCCGGGGGAAGAAAATGGTGACCATCACCTGGAAGGAACTGCAGGACAGCAAGAGGGTATCCGACATATTGACATCGTTGCTGGACTGA